The following DNA comes from Cellulomonas soli.
CCCCGCTGCGCAGCACCGACGGCCTGATCACCGAGTACGCCGTCTCCGGCGACTACCCGGCCTTCGGCAACGACGACGACCGCGTCGACGAGATCGCGGTCGGCATCGTCAAGTCGTTCATGGAGAAGATCCGCAAGACCCCGACGTACCGCGAGGCGCTGCACACGCAGTCGGTGCTGACGATCACCTCCAACGTCGTCTACGGCAAGGCCACCGGCTCCACGCCGGACGGTCGCAAGGCCGGCCAGCCGTTCGCCCCGGGTGCCAACCCGATGAACGGGCGCGACAGCCACGGCATGCTCGCCTCGGCGCTGTCGGTCGCGAAGCTGCCGTACTCGGAGGCCATGGACGGCATCTCGCTGACCAACTCCGTGGTCCCCTCGGGCCTGGGTCGCACGAAGGACGAGCAGGTGACCAACCTCGTCGGTCTGCTCGACTCCTACGTGATGTCCTCCGGCTACCACATGAACGTCAACGTGCTGAACCGCGAGACGCTCGAGGACGCCATGGAGCACCCCGAGAACTACCCGCAGCTCACCATCCGGGTCTCCGGCTACGCGGTGAACTTCGTGCGGCTGACGCGTGAGCAGCAGCTCGACGTGCTCTCGCGCACGTTCCACGGCGCGGTCTGACCCCGTCGTAGCAGCCTGATCCGGACCGGAACGAGGAGCAGACGATGACGACCGTCGACGAGCGGCAGGACGGGGCACCTGTGGTGTCGCTGGGCATGCCGCTCGTCGGCGGTTCTCACGTGCGCGCCCACGCCGGGACGGAGGGGTTGGAGCCCACCGAGCAGGAGCGGTCCGAGCGCCTCGCGGCGGTGCGGGCCGGCCAGGTCGGCTCGGTGCACTCCTGGGAGCTCGTGACGGCCGTGGACGGGCCGGGCACGCGCATGACGGTGTTCCTGTCGGGATGCCCGCTGCGCTGCTTGTACTGCCACAACCCCGACACGATGGAGATGCGTCGCGGCACCGACGTGAGCGCCCAGGAGATCCTGAGCAGGCTCGCGCGCTACCGGGGCGTGTTCAAGGCGAGCGGCGGTGGCCTGACCATCTCCGGCGGCGAGCCGCTCATGCAGCCGGCGTTCGTGCGCAGCCTGCTGCGCGGGGCCAAGGCGATGGACATCCACACCACGGTCGACACCTCGGGGTTCCTCGGCGCGCAGTGCACCGACGAGATGCTCGACGACATCGACCTGGTCCTGCTGGACGTCAAGTCCGGCATCCCGGAGACGTACACGAAGACCACGGGGCGCGAGCTGCAGCCGACGCTCGACTTCGGTCGGCGGCTGGCCGCGCACGGCACCGAGATCTGGATCCGGTTCGTGCTGGTCCCGGGTCTGACGGACGCGGTGGAGAACGTCGAGGCGGTCGCCGACTACGTCTCGACCCTGTCGACCGTGACGCGCGTCGAGGTGCTGCCGTTCCACCAGATGGGCCAGGACAAGTGGGCCGAGCTCGGGATGCGCTACGAGCTCGCGGACACCCAGCCTCCGACCCCCGAGCTGGTCGCCCGGGTGCGTGAGCAGTTCCGCTCACGCGGTCTGACGACCTTCTGACCGGCCGCGTCGCGATCGCGCACCGGCGCCGTGGGGGTGTGCGGGCGGTCGCGACGTGGTCCTTGACCGAGGCCGGTCCGGTGGGGCGTCCACCGGACCGGCCTCGGGCGTCCGCGGGGTCGGACGACCTCGCTCGTGGGCGAGGGGTCGGACCCGGAGGGTCACACCCGGATGGTCGGCCCTGGGCTCGGTACCGGGGCGGCGCCGGGTACGTTCGCCAGGCCGTCAGGCAGCAGTCGCCGACCCAGCACCCGCTCGCTGTACCCGGTGCGGTCCAGGTACGGCGTGAGCCCACCGAGGTGGAATCCCCACCCGGCACCGAGGATCAGGCACAGGTCGAGCTGCTGGGGCGTGCTCACGACCCCCTCGTCGAGCATGTGACCGACCTCGACGGTCAGGGCGGTGAGCACCGCGTCCAGGACGCCGGCCGCGTCGAGGGGCAGGTGGCCGCCCGCGGGGGCTCCGGCGTCGCCGGCCCGTGAGCTGCGCGCGTCGTCGAAGACCGCCTGCACGGCCGGGGAGACCGGTCGGGGCAGCCCCGGAGCCGGAGCCTGACCGACCACGGTGACGGCGTCGGCCACCAGCTTCTCCAGACCCGGTGAGCGCGGGAACCGCTCGCCCAGGTCCTCGCGCAGCGAGGTCAGCACGTGCAGCCCCACGGCCGGGCCGACCAGGTCGAACAGCTCGAACGGTCGCATCGGCAGACCGAGCGGGTCGAGCGCGAGGTCGGCCACCTCGACCGGCGTCCCGTGCTCGACCGCGTCGACCACGACGCCCAGCAGCAGCACGAGCAGCCGGTTGACCACGAAGCCGGGCCGGTCGCCGACGAGCACCGCGGTCTTGCGC
Coding sequences within:
- the pflA gene encoding pyruvate formate-lyase-activating protein, whose translation is MTTVDERQDGAPVVSLGMPLVGGSHVRAHAGTEGLEPTEQERSERLAAVRAGQVGSVHSWELVTAVDGPGTRMTVFLSGCPLRCLYCHNPDTMEMRRGTDVSAQEILSRLARYRGVFKASGGGLTISGGEPLMQPAFVRSLLRGAKAMDIHTTVDTSGFLGAQCTDEMLDDIDLVLLDVKSGIPETYTKTTGRELQPTLDFGRRLAAHGTEIWIRFVLVPGLTDAVENVEAVADYVSTLSTVTRVEVLPFHQMGQDKWAELGMRYELADTQPPTPELVARVREQFRSRGLTTF